From a single Herbiconiux sp. SALV-R1 genomic region:
- a CDS encoding transaldolase family protein — protein sequence MTAPLSPLLEATRRFPTRLWNDSADPDELTRSIAFGAVGATCNPVIALAAIRKRLDVWGPRIRELADERPTAGESELGWAVVEELSVQAAALLEPSFEASGGRDGRLSVQTDPRLHRDADALVAQAVRFSELAPNIIVKIPATSTGIRAIEEATYRGVSINATVSFTVAQAVAVAEAIERGLDRRADDGLDEHEFGSVVTIMGGRLDDWLKSWVADQRILIDPGAMEWAGVAALKKAHALFRERGYRSRVLSAAFRNHLQWSELQGGDLVVSPPFDWQARIDENALPVLERIDEPVPAAALAELRRLSEFHRAYDEHGLSIEEFDTFGATVRTLRQFLEADAQLDALVRDILVPAV from the coding sequence GTGACCGCACCCCTCTCCCCCCTGCTCGAGGCCACCCGCCGCTTCCCGACTCGGCTCTGGAACGACTCCGCCGACCCCGACGAGCTCACCCGCTCGATCGCGTTCGGGGCCGTCGGCGCCACCTGCAACCCGGTAATCGCGCTGGCCGCCATCCGGAAGCGGCTCGACGTCTGGGGCCCGCGCATCCGTGAGCTGGCCGACGAGCGGCCGACCGCCGGCGAGTCCGAGCTGGGCTGGGCCGTGGTCGAAGAGCTGTCGGTGCAGGCCGCGGCGCTGCTCGAACCGAGCTTCGAGGCTTCGGGCGGCCGGGACGGCAGGCTATCCGTCCAGACCGACCCCCGGTTGCACCGCGATGCCGACGCGCTCGTCGCCCAGGCGGTGCGCTTCTCGGAGCTCGCCCCGAACATCATCGTGAAGATCCCGGCCACGTCGACGGGCATCCGGGCGATCGAGGAGGCGACCTACCGCGGCGTGAGCATCAACGCCACGGTGAGCTTCACGGTCGCCCAGGCCGTCGCGGTGGCCGAGGCGATCGAGCGCGGGCTCGACCGGCGGGCCGACGACGGTCTCGACGAGCACGAGTTCGGTTCGGTCGTCACCATCATGGGCGGCCGCCTCGACGATTGGCTGAAGTCGTGGGTCGCCGACCAGCGCATCCTCATCGACCCCGGCGCCATGGAATGGGCGGGGGTGGCGGCCCTGAAGAAGGCACACGCTCTCTTCCGCGAGCGGGGCTACCGGTCGCGCGTGCTGTCGGCGGCGTTCCGCAACCACCTGCAGTGGTCGGAGCTGCAGGGGGGCGACCTCGTGGTCTCGCCGCCGTTCGACTGGCAGGCCCGCATCGACGAGAACGCCCTGCCCGTGCTCGAGCGGATCGACGAGCCCGTACCGGCCGCCGCGCTGGCCGAACTCAGGCGCCTGTCGGAGTTCCACCGCGCCTACGACGAGCACGGCCTGTCGATCGAGGAGTTCGACACCTTCGGCGCCACCGTCAGAACCCTCCGCCAGTTCCTCGAGGCCGACGCTCAGCTCGATGCCCTCGTACGCGACATACTTGTGCCGGCGGTGTGA
- a CDS encoding CoA ester lyase, producing MSIAQQPHPSARLSAATTALFVPGDRPDRFGKALASGADLVIVDLEDAVAADRKALAREAVVEAVAAHPSSFVLRVNGAASPEHTADLELLATIGGGLVGVALAKTESPDAIEAVRMRAGDAGIIPLVESAAGLAAAPALAQTPGVARLALGGIDLALDLDTTAPEVVDIARFQLTLASRVAGLAGPLDSPSVEFTDLDPVRAAAARARSFGFGGKLCIHPRQLDAVREAFAPTADEVAWAERILAAEGDGEGVASVDGTMVDRPVTERARRIRAAVERKRRRS from the coding sequence GTGAGCATCGCGCAGCAGCCCCACCCCTCCGCCCGACTCTCCGCGGCCACCACGGCCCTGTTCGTGCCGGGCGACCGCCCCGATCGCTTCGGCAAGGCCCTCGCGAGCGGCGCCGACCTCGTCATCGTCGATCTCGAGGATGCGGTGGCGGCCGACCGCAAAGCCCTCGCCCGTGAGGCGGTCGTCGAGGCCGTCGCCGCGCATCCGTCGTCGTTCGTGTTGCGGGTGAACGGAGCCGCATCGCCCGAGCACACCGCCGACCTCGAGCTGCTCGCGACGATCGGCGGGGGTCTCGTGGGCGTGGCCCTGGCGAAGACCGAGTCGCCCGACGCGATCGAGGCGGTACGGATGCGCGCCGGCGACGCCGGCATCATCCCCCTCGTCGAGAGCGCGGCGGGGCTCGCCGCGGCACCCGCCCTCGCGCAGACGCCGGGGGTCGCGCGGCTGGCCCTAGGGGGCATCGACCTCGCGCTCGACCTCGACACCACCGCGCCCGAGGTCGTCGACATCGCCCGCTTCCAGCTCACCCTCGCGTCCCGCGTCGCGGGACTCGCCGGGCCCCTCGACTCGCCCTCCGTCGAGTTCACCGACCTCGACCCCGTGCGCGCCGCGGCCGCCCGCGCTCGCTCGTTCGGCTTCGGCGGCAAGCTCTGCATCCACCCCCGTCAGCTCGACGCCGTGCGCGAGGCCTTCGCCCCCACCGCCGACGAGGTGGCGTGGGCCGAGCGCATCCTCGCGGCGGAGGGCGACGGGGAGGGTGTCGCGAGCGTCGACGGCACCATGGTCGACCGCCCCGTCACCGAACGCGCCCGCCGCATCCGCGCTGCGGTGGAGCGGAAGAGGCGCCGGAGCTAG
- a CDS encoding VOC family protein, with amino-acid sequence MSTSPVAHLNFHGQAREALEFYAGVFDGTTSIRTYGDFGMPAALPDADKVVFGRVDGADGFAVMAYDVPGAAEGSLQGGSTSRRDGVTITDQPFFLALDAPTLEAAELRWSALAVGATVVEPLAASAWSAGFGMLTDRFGVTWTVSVAG; translated from the coding sequence ATGTCGACCTCACCCGTTGCCCACCTCAACTTCCACGGCCAGGCCCGCGAGGCCCTCGAGTTCTACGCCGGGGTGTTCGACGGCACCACGAGCATCCGCACCTACGGCGACTTCGGCATGCCGGCCGCGCTGCCCGACGCCGACAAGGTCGTGTTCGGGCGGGTCGACGGCGCCGACGGCTTCGCCGTGATGGCCTACGACGTGCCGGGCGCTGCGGAAGGGTCGCTGCAGGGCGGCTCGACCTCGCGGCGGGATGGCGTGACGATCACCGACCAGCCGTTCTTCCTCGCCCTCGACGCCCCGACGCTCGAGGCCGCAGAGCTCAGGTGGTCGGCCCTCGCCGTAGGCGCGACCGTGGTCGAGCCGCTCGCCGCGTCGGCCTGGTCGGCCGGGTTCGGCATGCTCACCGACCGCTTCGGGGTGACCTGGACGGTGAGCGTGGCCGGCTGA
- a CDS encoding helix-turn-helix transcriptional regulator, which yields MGHSLPVALACRYIHANAHRDIGLDDITQAARLSPRGLQYAFRKQLGVTPLGYLREVRLARAHDDLLAEGSAPERHATVNEIARRWFFTHPSRFAATYFAAYGVYPNDELRPAHASGPLARG from the coding sequence ATGGGCCACAGTCTCCCGGTCGCACTGGCGTGCCGGTACATCCACGCGAACGCCCACCGCGACATCGGCCTCGACGACATCACCCAGGCTGCCCGTCTCTCGCCGCGAGGGCTGCAGTACGCGTTCCGCAAGCAGTTGGGCGTCACCCCGCTCGGATACCTGCGTGAGGTGCGACTGGCGCGTGCTCATGACGATCTGCTCGCCGAGGGTTCGGCGCCGGAGCGCCACGCGACCGTGAACGAGATCGCACGGCGCTGGTTCTTCACGCATCCGTCGCGCTTCGCGGCAACGTACTTCGCGGCGTACGGCGTCTACCCGAACGACGAGTTGCGACCCGCTCACGCCTCGGGGCCTCTCGCTCGCGGATAG
- a CDS encoding helix-turn-helix domain-containing protein: protein MSEEETRRPADRSLDMTALRGLAHPLRVRMLDVLSTYGPQTASSLAERLAESSGVTSYHLRQLEQHHFIREVKGRGTARERWWERVPGGISIDSATLPSTAAARAANAIVTTEWHRNREALLGDFVRRGEHELSRDWIEASVVNTANARVTSEQLAELTAELERVTDEFLDRHRHQFGTDLPGTRPVQIQLSAFPVLDAGEAPDPRSTHSEE from the coding sequence ATGAGCGAAGAGGAGACGAGGCGGCCGGCTGACCGCTCACTCGACATGACGGCGCTGCGGGGTCTCGCGCATCCGTTGCGGGTACGGATGCTCGACGTGCTGTCGACGTACGGCCCGCAGACCGCGAGCAGTCTCGCCGAGCGGCTCGCCGAGTCGTCGGGGGTGACCAGCTACCATCTGCGACAGCTGGAGCAGCACCACTTCATCCGCGAGGTCAAGGGGCGGGGCACCGCGCGGGAGCGGTGGTGGGAGCGCGTGCCCGGCGGCATCTCGATCGACAGCGCCACCCTGCCCTCCACCGCTGCCGCCCGCGCGGCGAACGCCATCGTCACCACGGAATGGCACCGCAATCGTGAGGCGCTGCTCGGCGACTTCGTACGCCGCGGTGAGCACGAGCTCAGCCGCGACTGGATCGAGGCGTCGGTGGTGAACACCGCCAACGCGCGGGTCACCAGCGAGCAGCTGGCCGAGCTCACCGCCGAGCTCGAGCGGGTGACCGACGAGTTCCTCGACCGGCACCGCCACCAGTTCGGAACCGACCTGCCCGGCACGCGGCCGGTGCAGATACAGCTGAGTGCTTTCCCGGTGCTCGATGCCGGAGAAGCGCCCGACCCCCGCAGCACGCACAGTGAGGAGTAG
- a CDS encoding helix-turn-helix domain-containing protein, with amino-acid sequence MAAPELDELRLLRRARDRMDREFAHPLDVASLARTALMSPAHFSRRFREAYSETPYSYLMTRRIERAKALLRAGDLTVRDVCIAVGCTSLGSFTTKFTELVGESPAAYRARDHSDLLVVPSCRTMILTRPRKPARPAAPPAPVPAAAPARAAVHAATATRAVDAATHPRPRVLGPTVDDETRCVHYRGPLDVIAIRFACCGDYYPCHLCHEQTADHPPAVWPLADRVRRAVLCGVCGSELTIADYLATTGCPECAAPFNPGCSLHTHLYFEVEPATPELATP; translated from the coding sequence ATGGCCGCGCCCGAGCTCGACGAACTGCGCCTGCTGCGTCGCGCCCGCGACCGCATGGACCGGGAGTTCGCCCACCCGCTCGACGTCGCCTCACTGGCACGCACCGCCCTCATGTCGCCGGCGCACTTCAGCCGGCGGTTCCGTGAGGCGTACTCCGAGACGCCGTACTCCTACCTCATGACCCGCCGCATCGAGAGGGCGAAGGCGCTGCTGCGCGCCGGCGACCTCACCGTGCGCGACGTCTGCATCGCCGTCGGCTGCACCAGCCTCGGATCGTTCACCACCAAGTTCACCGAACTCGTCGGCGAGTCCCCCGCCGCCTACCGCGCCCGCGACCACAGCGACCTCCTCGTCGTGCCCAGCTGCCGCACCATGATCCTCACCCGCCCCCGAAAACCCGCCCGCCCCGCGGCGCCGCCCGCGCCGGTGCCCGCCGCCGCACCCGCGCGCGCCGCTGTGCACGCGGCCACGGCCACGCGCGCTGTGGACGCCGCCACCCACCCGCGCCCGCGCGTGCTGGGGCCCACTGTCGACGATGAGACGCGGTGCGTGCACTATCGCGGCCCTCTCGATGTCATCGCCATCCGGTTCGCCTGTTGCGGCGACTACTACCCTTGTCACCTCTGCCACGAGCAGACCGCCGACCACCCGCCCGCGGTCTGGCCGCTCGCCGACCGCGTCCGCCGAGCCGTGCTCTGCGGCGTGTGCGGCAGCGAGCTCACCATCGCCGACTACCTCGCCACCACCGGCTGCCCCGAGTGCGCCGCCCCCTTCAACCCCGGCTGCAGCCTCCACACCCACCTGTACTTCGAGGTGGAGCCGGCGACGCCCGAGCTGGCGACGCCTTAG
- a CDS encoding OmpA family protein, whose protein sequence is MHSPARLTAAASALTLALTLAACSAPSATDGSDGAGPRSTSTATPSAPAGPAGPARASVATVAGYDVGDFPPVPLFTLPDLALLDASASAFTIDVRSELVDVPGVEVAPAHCDASGAVVSGDGSAFLYGDESGSYTGPDGTTRNYGDGSGSTTINGVAIENYGDGSGAYSDGVTSIQNYGDGSGSYSDPTMSVEVYGDGSGTSSAGAVRIQNYGDGSGSFTDGTVEIENYGDGSGRYSDGRLSIENYGDGTARVDGEIVDAEPLATVPPLGVFPPLAALAPVESCGTTITVRDGVLFDFDRSEVRADAAAVLGRLADALQRAAIGSAVVSGHTDSIGTDDYNQTLSEARADSVVAALRSAGVTAELSAEGFGESRPVAANELDGADNPAGRQLNRRVEIFVPAR, encoded by the coding sequence ATGCACTCCCCCGCCCGTCTGACCGCTGCCGCCTCCGCCCTCACATTGGCCCTGACGCTCGCCGCGTGCTCAGCCCCGAGCGCCACCGACGGCTCCGACGGCGCCGGGCCCCGCAGCACCAGCACCGCGACCCCGAGCGCCCCGGCCGGCCCTGCCGGCCCCGCCCGCGCATCCGTCGCCACCGTCGCGGGGTACGACGTGGGCGACTTCCCGCCCGTGCCGCTGTTCACGCTGCCCGACCTGGCGCTGCTCGACGCGTCGGCCTCGGCGTTCACCATCGACGTGCGCTCGGAGCTCGTCGACGTGCCGGGGGTCGAGGTCGCCCCCGCCCACTGCGATGCTTCGGGCGCCGTGGTCTCAGGCGACGGCAGCGCCTTCCTCTACGGTGACGAATCGGGCAGCTACACCGGACCCGACGGCACCACCCGGAACTACGGCGACGGGTCGGGCTCCACCACGATCAACGGCGTGGCCATCGAGAACTACGGCGACGGGTCGGGGGCGTACAGCGACGGTGTGACGAGCATCCAGAACTACGGCGACGGATCGGGCAGCTACAGCGACCCGACGATGAGCGTCGAGGTGTACGGCGACGGGTCGGGAACGTCCAGCGCGGGGGCGGTGCGCATCCAGAACTACGGCGACGGATCGGGCAGCTTCACCGACGGCACCGTCGAGATCGAGAACTACGGCGACGGGTCGGGGCGCTACAGCGACGGGCGCCTGAGCATCGAGAACTACGGCGACGGCACGGCTCGGGTCGACGGCGAGATCGTCGACGCCGAGCCCCTCGCGACGGTGCCGCCGCTCGGCGTCTTCCCCCCTCTCGCCGCGCTGGCACCCGTCGAGAGCTGCGGTACCACCATCACCGTGCGCGACGGGGTGCTGTTCGACTTCGACCGCAGCGAGGTGAGAGCGGATGCGGCTGCCGTGCTCGGCAGACTCGCCGACGCCCTGCAACGGGCGGCGATCGGCTCGGCCGTCGTGTCGGGGCACACCGACTCCATCGGCACCGACGACTACAACCAGACGCTCTCCGAGGCACGGGCCGACTCGGTGGTCGCCGCGCTGCGCTCGGCCGGGGTGACGGCGGAGCTCAGCGCCGAGGGGTTCGGTGAGTCGCGCCCGGTGGCGGCGAACGAGCTCGACGGTGCCGACAACCCGGCCGGGCGGCAGCTCAACCGCCGGGTCGAGATCTTCGTGCCGGCGCGATGA
- a CDS encoding DUF3060 domain-containing protein, whose translation MTMMHSFERPSAHRRAGRAPGGARAVAARAIGAAAVGLLVVGLASGCTLTIREAGTSGEPPAGAGSAPDSPSTTPMSAPTPTAATPTPTVGSETDGGTASGAMPAPTPDTSTDRDRWIAEATTTQGCDAELTLSTAGAVVRVEGPCETLTVSADAAVVVADQVGTLVVTGAGTAVSVLEVGAVRVSGSANSIAWQTGTPTVADTGTANRLGKASS comes from the coding sequence ATGACGATGATGCACAGCTTCGAACGGCCGTCAGCGCATCGGCGCGCGGGTCGCGCGCCGGGGGGCGCTCGTGCTGTCGCGGCGCGGGCCATCGGTGCCGCTGCGGTCGGGCTGCTCGTGGTGGGGCTGGCCAGCGGATGCACGCTCACGATCCGCGAGGCCGGCACCTCGGGCGAGCCCCCGGCCGGCGCCGGGTCGGCCCCGGACTCGCCATCGACCACCCCGATGTCGGCCCCGACTCCGACCGCGGCGACCCCGACGCCCACGGTGGGATCGGAGACCGACGGAGGCACAGCATCCGGTGCCATGCCCGCCCCCACGCCTGACACAAGCACCGACCGCGACCGGTGGATCGCCGAGGCCACCACCACGCAAGGCTGCGACGCTGAGCTCACGCTCTCGACCGCGGGCGCCGTCGTGCGGGTGGAGGGGCCGTGCGAGACCCTCACCGTGAGCGCCGACGCCGCGGTCGTGGTGGCCGACCAGGTCGGCACCCTCGTGGTGACCGGAGCGGGCACCGCCGTGTCGGTGCTCGAGGTCGGCGCCGTGCGCGTGTCGGGGTCGGCGAACTCCATCGCCTGGCAGACCGGAACCCCGACCGTCGCCGACACCGGCACCGCCAATCGACTCGGGAAGGCCTCCTCATGA
- a CDS encoding DUF4190 domain-containing protein: protein MTQPTYPVQRGYAPPPVRRTNGLAIASFVLGLLGFGLLPVIFGHVALGQIRRDGDGGAGFAIAGLVLGYLVLASAIVAVVIVLLAVGGGLTIAGLSGGFS, encoded by the coding sequence ATGACCCAGCCCACCTACCCCGTGCAGCGCGGCTACGCGCCGCCGCCCGTGCGCCGCACCAACGGTCTCGCGATCGCCTCGTTCGTGCTGGGACTGCTCGGGTTCGGGCTGCTCCCCGTGATCTTCGGGCATGTGGCGCTCGGGCAGATCCGGAGGGACGGAGACGGCGGGGCGGGGTTCGCCATCGCCGGTCTCGTGCTCGGGTACCTCGTGCTCGCGTCGGCGATCGTCGCCGTGGTGATCGTGCTGCTCGCCGTGGGCGGGGGGCTCACGATCGCGGGACTGTCGGGGGGATTCTCGTGA
- a CDS encoding response regulator transcription factor, which translates to MLLVDDDTAITDALSAFLTRSGYSVRTAADGAEALDAVVEAVPDLMVCDVMMPHVDGREFVRRVRAQGLWTPIILLTQVGESYERSAALDEGADDYLNKPFDPHELLSRIRAVLRRAKPGVPPLATSARLRSGALLLDRAARRVWLDGVEVALTPKAVTLLDYLMAHPGEVHSRERLLAALWGFDFATSSRAVDHRVAELRRVLGDDPAHPAFIETVQSTGYRFADGVVAA; encoded by the coding sequence CTGCTGCTCGTCGACGACGACACCGCCATCACGGATGCGCTCAGCGCCTTCCTGACGCGCAGCGGCTACAGCGTGCGCACGGCCGCCGACGGAGCCGAGGCGCTCGACGCCGTGGTGGAGGCGGTGCCCGACCTCATGGTGTGCGACGTGATGATGCCGCACGTCGACGGGCGCGAGTTCGTGCGGCGGGTGCGGGCGCAGGGGTTGTGGACGCCGATCATCCTGCTCACCCAGGTGGGCGAGTCGTACGAGCGCAGTGCCGCGCTCGACGAGGGGGCCGACGACTATCTGAACAAGCCGTTCGATCCGCACGAGTTGCTGTCGCGCATCCGGGCCGTGCTGCGGCGGGCGAAGCCCGGGGTGCCGCCGCTGGCAACCTCGGCGCGGCTGCGGTCGGGGGCGCTGCTGCTCGACCGGGCGGCGCGGCGGGTGTGGCTCGACGGGGTGGAGGTGGCGCTGACGCCCAAGGCGGTGACGTTGCTCGACTACCTGATGGCCCATCCGGGCGAGGTGCACTCGCGCGAACGGCTGCTCGCGGCGCTGTGGGGCTTCGACTTCGCCACGTCGAGCCGCGCCGTCGACCACCGCGTCGCCGAGCTGCGGCGGGTGCTCGGTGACGACCCCGCGCATCCGGCGTTCATCGAGACCGTGCAGAGCACGGGCTACCGCTTCGCCGACGGCGTGGTGGCCGCATGA
- a CDS encoding sensor histidine kinase KdpD — protein sequence MSGGAGAAGSGAGGAGGAGATGGGSVAAGAAGGANAGAGAGAGAADGGAAGGGQAGAAGGGAAGGGGFGRPGGGARSGARGSGSGGGRAAGGGRRGALVGAGVVAAVPLVVGLVGAGVLTLGGDRREVVLTSGLAAAVAASGAVLSAIGALVVLLLARRRARRRRAATALSAEFERGRALERAHHRRFLARLDHELKNPITAIRATVVAHDLAASPQLAVIDDQAQRLATLVGDLRKLSELETRPLDLERLDLEQLATEAVAALVQQRPDTAGRVTVSVTRVPWAVPAVAGDPDLLSLAIDNVLSNAAKFATTGPIELRLREQDGWAVLEVADAGRGIPEADLPVVFDELARAGNARDVPGSGLGLTLVATVLRRHGGEVTVRSLPGSGTVVTLRLPGA from the coding sequence ATGAGCGGCGGCGCGGGCGCGGCGGGCAGCGGCGCGGGCGGGGCGGGCGGTGCGGGCGCGACGGGCGGTGGCTCGGTCGCGGCGGGCGCTGCGGGCGGCGCGAACGCGGGCGCGGGCGCGGGCGCGGGCGCGGCGGACGGTGGCGCTGCAGGCGGGGGCCAGGCGGGCGCGGCCGGCGGCGGCGCTGCGGGCGGAGGTGGGTTCGGGCGGCCAGGCGGTGGCGCGCGTAGCGGCGCTCGCGGGAGCGGGAGCGGGGGCGGCCGCGCCGCGGGCGGGGGGCGGCGCGGAGCGCTCGTGGGGGCTGGGGTGGTGGCGGCGGTGCCGTTGGTGGTGGGGCTCGTGGGGGCGGGGGTGCTGACGCTCGGGGGCGATCGGCGGGAGGTCGTGCTGACCTCGGGGCTCGCGGCGGCCGTCGCCGCGAGCGGTGCGGTGCTGTCGGCGATCGGCGCGCTGGTCGTGCTGCTGCTCGCCCGGCGGAGAGCGCGTCGGCGCCGCGCAGCCACGGCGCTCTCGGCCGAGTTCGAGCGCGGCAGGGCGCTCGAGCGGGCGCACCACCGCCGCTTCCTGGCACGACTCGACCACGAGCTGAAGAACCCGATCACGGCGATCCGCGCCACCGTCGTCGCCCACGACCTCGCCGCCTCGCCGCAGCTCGCCGTGATCGACGACCAGGCACAGCGGCTCGCCACCCTGGTGGGCGACCTGCGCAAGCTCTCCGAGCTCGAGACCAGGCCCCTCGACCTCGAACGCCTCGACCTCGAGCAGCTCGCCACCGAAGCGGTCGCCGCGCTCGTGCAGCAGCGTCCCGACACGGCCGGCCGCGTCACCGTCAGCGTCACCCGCGTGCCCTGGGCGGTGCCCGCCGTCGCCGGCGACCCCGACCTGCTGTCACTCGCCATCGACAACGTGCTGAGCAACGCCGCGAAGTTCGCGACGACCGGCCCCATCGAGCTGCGCCTGCGCGAACAGGACGGGTGGGCCGTGCTGGAGGTGGCGGATGCGGGCCGCGGCATCCCCGAAGCCGACCTCCCCGTCGTGTTCGACGAGCTCGCCCGCGCCGGGAACGCCCGCGACGTTCCCGGGTCGGGCCTCGGTCTCACCCTGGTCGCCACGGTGCTGCGGCGTCACGGCGGCGAGGTGACGGTGCGCTCGCTCCCCGGCTCGGGCACCGTCGTCACCCTCAGACTGCCCGGCGCGTAA
- a CDS encoding S8 family serine peptidase, giving the protein MAFRRAGAGVVGMAGVALVAVMLVSTGAGGAVAAAPETCGPAGDTARRLLSADTAASRFGVDGSGVKVGIISNSFGARGADEVEADVSAGWLPGPGNPCGYETPVTVLTEGAAGEDDEGRAMAQIVHQVAPGAEILFAGSNSLAGFESGIDELIAHGASIIVDDVSAAGDRPFHVDEAGRAVQAAVDAGVFYVTAAGNYGAQGAEGYPSEGFPIGAWSTVQYRGTACPDDVAALYPGETVDCLDFDPGEGEDATLSLTLPARALMTGSLDWAEDDGKVVTSLDYVVDIDGNIRKATSADPQVASAPAEIGNLSSAEPIENTVSVVRHVTPGAGTPPVSLIWEQAPSFEVLVDQEYFRSTDDDTVGSTLFGHRAVPSVFSVAAMNAADSTLETYSTLGPAPLYFGVPEPVVVPGPSAVGVDNLPTSTSVLGGSGSFRGTSAASPTIAASAALLLEQTPGLSPVQLREVLTEQADPEGFVQPWDASVAAERSAGAGLVDVAAALSALAPTPTPTPEPTPAPTPTAAPVPTAAPQPSSDPAEGAPALAATGASDPSWPLGVAAAAVVVGGIAVGMLGWQQRSGAGSAARRAATGRAAARREVTRREVTRRAV; this is encoded by the coding sequence ATGGCTTTCAGGCGTGCGGGTGCGGGTGTGGTGGGTATGGCGGGTGTCGCGCTCGTCGCGGTGATGCTGGTGTCGACGGGCGCGGGAGGCGCGGTCGCCGCCGCCCCGGAGACGTGCGGCCCGGCCGGCGACACGGCACGGCGGCTGCTGTCGGCCGACACCGCCGCCTCGCGGTTCGGTGTCGATGGCAGCGGCGTGAAGGTGGGCATCATCTCGAACTCCTTCGGCGCGCGCGGGGCCGACGAGGTCGAGGCCGACGTCAGCGCGGGCTGGCTGCCGGGTCCCGGCAACCCCTGCGGATACGAGACGCCCGTCACCGTGCTGACGGAGGGTGCCGCCGGAGAGGACGACGAGGGCCGGGCGATGGCGCAGATCGTGCATCAGGTCGCGCCGGGGGCGGAGATCCTGTTCGCGGGGTCGAACAGTCTCGCCGGCTTCGAGAGCGGCATCGACGAGCTCATCGCGCACGGCGCGTCGATCATCGTCGACGACGTCTCCGCGGCCGGTGACCGCCCGTTCCACGTCGACGAGGCCGGGCGCGCGGTGCAGGCCGCCGTCGATGCGGGCGTGTTCTACGTCACCGCGGCCGGCAACTATGGTGCGCAGGGCGCGGAGGGGTACCCGAGCGAGGGCTTCCCGATCGGCGCGTGGTCGACGGTGCAGTACCGCGGCACGGCCTGCCCCGACGATGTCGCCGCGCTCTACCCCGGCGAGACCGTCGACTGCCTCGACTTCGACCCCGGGGAGGGAGAGGACGCGACCCTGTCGCTCACGCTCCCGGCGAGGGCGCTCATGACGGGATCGCTCGACTGGGCGGAGGACGACGGGAAGGTCGTCACCTCGCTCGACTACGTTGTCGACATCGACGGGAACATCAGGAAGGCGACGAGCGCGGATCCGCAGGTGGCGTCGGCGCCCGCGGAGATCGGCAACCTCAGTTCGGCCGAACCGATCGAGAACACGGTCAGCGTGGTGCGGCATGTCACGCCGGGCGCCGGAACACCGCCGGTGTCGCTCATCTGGGAGCAGGCGCCGTCGTTCGAGGTGCTCGTCGACCAGGAGTACTTCCGCAGCACCGACGATGACACCGTCGGCTCGACGCTCTTCGGCCATCGCGCTGTGCCCTCGGTGTTCTCCGTCGCCGCCATGAACGCCGCCGACTCCACGCTCGAGACCTACTCCACGCTGGGGCCGGCGCCGCTGTACTTCGGGGTGCCCGAGCCGGTGGTCGTGCCCGGCCCGTCTGCGGTGGGCGTCGACAACCTGCCGACCTCGACGAGCGTGCTCGGCGGCTCCGGGTCGTTCAGGGGCACCTCCGCGGCCTCGCCGACGATCGCCGCCTCGGCCGCGCTCCTGCTGGAGCAGACGCCCGGGCTCTCGCCGGTGCAGCTGCGCGAGGTGCTGACGGAGCAGGCCGACCCCGAGGGATTCGTGCAGCCGTGGGATGCGTCGGTCGCGGCGGAGCGGTCGGCGGGGGCGGGGCTCGTCGACGTCGCCGCTGCGCTGTCGGCGCTCGCACCGACGCCTACCCCCACCCCGGAACCGACGCCTGCGCCGACGCCGACCGCGGCGCCGGTGCCGACTGCGGCGCCGCAGCCCTCGAGCGACCCCGCGGAGGGTGCCCCGGCGCTCGCCGCGACGGGCGCATCCGACCCGTCGTGGCCTCTCGGGGTCGCCGCGGCGGCGGTGGTGGTCGGCGGGATCGCCGTCGGGATGCTCGGGTGGCAGCAGCGGTCGGGAGCCGGGTCGGCCGCGCGCCGGGCGGCTACGGGTCGGGCGGCCGCGCGCCGGGAGGTTACGCGCCGGGAGGTTACGCGCCGGGCAGTCTGA
- a CDS encoding ATP-dependent DNA ligase produces MGKLTYDSSLVVDFDDRILAHLQLVIGAKLRRGESLYFSWKDDPKTGDGRTSIWLYPNAPLVFKYYGGGPPALNRAWVDQLMLAANSNAGLHLVPEPPEVSGDRGLEP; encoded by the coding sequence ATGGGCAAGCTCACCTACGACTCCAGCCTCGTCGTCGATTTCGACGACCGCATCCTGGCGCACCTGCAGCTCGTGATCGGCGCGAAACTGCGTCGCGGCGAGTCGCTCTACTTCTCCTGGAAAGACGACCCCAAGACCGGCGACGGGCGCACCTCCATCTGGTTGTACCCGAACGCTCCGCTCGTGTTCAAGTACTACGGCGGCGGACCGCCCGCCCTCAACCGGGCCTGGGTCGACCAGCTCATGCTCGCGGCCAACTCCAACGCCGGCCTCCATCTCGTGCCCGAGCCGCCCGAGGTGAGCGGAGACCGGGGTCTCGAACCGTGA